In the genome of Nonlabens sp. MB-3u-79, one region contains:
- a CDS encoding phosphatidylserine decarboxylase family protein, which yields MFHKEGNQSILIAFVLTVILMSTIWLISIPQWLQISLSAITITLLFIILQFFRNPQRNTSLSDSNVVSPVDGKVVVIEKVTDKEYFKGERLMISVFMSPINVHVTRYPISGTIAYSKYHPGKYLVAWHPKASEENERTTVVINHKNKIQVMYRQIAGALAKRIVNYAQENDTIIQGNDSGFIKFGSRVDVYLPVDTLITVELNQQVKGGETVLATF from the coding sequence ATGTTTCATAAAGAAGGAAATCAAAGTATCTTAATTGCATTTGTACTTACTGTAATTTTAATGAGTACGATATGGCTTATATCTATACCCCAATGGCTGCAGATAAGCTTGTCTGCTATCACCATAACTTTACTCTTTATCATTCTGCAATTCTTTAGAAACCCTCAAAGAAACACCTCTTTAAGCGACTCTAACGTTGTTTCTCCAGTAGATGGCAAAGTAGTAGTGATTGAAAAAGTTACTGATAAAGAGTACTTCAAAGGAGAGCGTTTAATGATATCTGTATTCATGTCTCCTATCAATGTACATGTGACCAGGTACCCTATTTCAGGTACAATAGCTTATAGTAAATATCATCCAGGCAAATACCTTGTGGCATGGCATCCTAAAGCTAGCGAAGAGAACGAACGCACTACTGTAGTCATCAATCACAAGAATAAAATACAGGTGATGTACCGCCAGATTGCTGGAGCACTTGCTAAGCGCATTGTTAACTATGCCCAAGAAAACGATACGATTATACAAGGGAATGATAGCGGTTTTATTAAATTTGGTAGTCGCGTAGATGTTTATCTACCTGTAGACACTCTCATTACCGTAGAATTGAATCAGCAGGTAAAAGGAGGAGAAACCGTACTGGCTACTTTTTAA
- a CDS encoding acyl-CoA-binding protein: MTEKELDIDFNNAFAKASSEEQSLVPPDLQLHLYAYYKRAINEPYVSNRSFESNDLRSAFKMNALIQVQSISKSEAKIRYIEIIEKLYPKPW; this comes from the coding sequence ATGACAGAAAAAGAACTTGATATTGATTTTAATAACGCTTTTGCGAAAGCGTCCTCTGAAGAACAATCTTTAGTGCCACCAGACCTACAACTACATTTGTATGCGTATTACAAGCGAGCTATTAACGAACCTTATGTGAGTAACCGCAGTTTTGAATCAAATGATTTGAGAAGCGCTTTTAAGATGAACGCTCTTATTCAAGTACAATCTATATCTAAGTCTGAAGCAAAAATAAGGTACATAGAAATCATTGAAAAACTCTATCCTAAGCCTTGGTAA
- a CDS encoding phosphatidate cytidylyltransferase: protein MRELITRSISGIVYVSLVVLSALFSRDVFIILFCAFAFICLLELIPMIRLRQWFIYPILPIAYYFLVWKSVSMEFIYVLLIATLLVNIYLIRDLVLVDRIALFNTKKHIIALLYLIGSSLFLALIPDVVAKTNFVQDSFQEELIIGIFVIIWTNDSFAYLFGKNFGKHKLMKRISPKKTIEGFLGGLVMAIASGAGLFYYLKSIGIINYSVWDWMIIAFVVAFFGTIGDLIQSKIKRQAEVKDSGSIMPGHGGIFDRMDSIIFAAPFAYATFLIINYVS from the coding sequence ATGAGAGAATTAATTACTCGTTCCATTTCTGGAATCGTTTATGTATCTCTTGTGGTATTAAGCGCTTTATTTTCAAGAGATGTCTTTATTATTTTATTTTGCGCCTTTGCGTTTATTTGCCTTCTGGAGTTAATACCAATGATCAGGTTAAGGCAATGGTTCATCTATCCTATACTACCTATCGCTTATTATTTCTTAGTATGGAAAAGCGTATCAATGGAGTTCATTTACGTGCTCCTTATCGCCACATTATTGGTCAATATATACCTTATAAGAGATTTAGTTCTCGTGGATAGAATTGCGCTCTTTAATACTAAAAAACATATCATAGCCCTGCTCTATTTAATTGGAAGCAGTCTATTTTTAGCTTTAATACCAGACGTGGTGGCAAAGACCAACTTCGTTCAAGATTCATTTCAAGAGGAATTAATCATAGGTATTTTTGTGATTATCTGGACCAATGATAGCTTTGCTTACTTATTTGGCAAGAACTTTGGAAAGCACAAACTCATGAAACGCATCTCCCCAAAAAAAACCATTGAAGGTTTTCTTGGGGGTTTAGTTATGGCCATCGCATCTGGTGCCGGACTTTTCTATTATTTAAAATCCATAGGGATCATTAACTACAGTGTTTGGGACTGGATGATCATTGCATTTGTAGTAGCCTTTTTTGGTACCATAGGAGATTTAATTCAGAGTAAAATAAAACGACAAGCAGAAGTAAAAGATAGCGGAAGTATTATGCCAGGTCACGGTGGGATTTTTGATCGCATGGACAGTATTATATTTGCAGCTCCATTTGCTTACGCAACTTTTCTAATTATCAATTATGTTTCATAA